The Candidatus Eremiobacteraceae bacterium genomic sequence TTCGAGAAGCTCCAGACGGCGCCGAAGACGGTCGTGCGCGAGTTCCGCGGCGACCTCGGCGACGTGAAAGCCGGCGACACGGTCACCGTCGGCGGCTTCGAGCCCGGCGATCGCGTCGACGTCATCGGCACGAGCAAAGGCAAGGGCTTCACCGGCATCATGAAGCGCTGGAACGCCAGCGGCGGCGGCGCGAGCCACGGCTCGATGATCCATCGCCAGCCGGCGAGCAACGGCGACACGAACGCGGCGAAGACCGTCAAGGGCAGCCATCGGCCAGGACACTTCGGCGTCGATCGCGTCACCGCGCTCAATCTCGAAGTCATCCGCGCCGACGAGTCGCGCAATCTGCTCCTCGTCAGAGGCGCCGTGCCCGGCGGCACGACGGGCGTCGTCCTCGTCCGCAAGAGCGTGCGAGTGCGCAAGGCCAAGCAGGCGCAGCCGGCTGCGAAGAGCGAGAAGAAATAAGCATGGCGATCGCGCTCATCGACAAATCAGGCAAGCAGATCGGCAGCGCAGACGTGCCGGCCGCGTTCGCGGTCGAGCCGCGGGGTGCGCTGCTGCATCAAGCCGTCAAGCGTCATCTCGCGAACCGCCGCGCAGGCACCGCGAGCACGAAGAGGCGCGACGATGTCGCCGGCGGCGGCCGCAAGCCGTGGCGCCAGAAGGGCACGGGTCGTGCGCGTCACGGCAGCATCCGTTCGCCGATCTGGCGTAAGGGCGGCGTCGTCTTCGGTCCGCATCCGCGCTCGTTCGCGATCGCGATGACGAAGAAGGCTCGCAGGCGCGCGCTCGCGATGGCGCTCGCCGCAAAAGGCGCCGACGGTTCGCTGACGGTCATCGATGCCGCCGGTCTCGCGCCGGCTGCGACGAAAGAGCTCGTCGGTCTCATCTGGCCGGAGAGCGCGAAGGCGGGTTCGTCGGTGCTGTTCGTCATCGATGCGGGCCGCGACGAAGGCGCCGCTGCGATCGTCCGGTCGGGGCGCAACCTCGCTCGTCTCACCGTCGTGAGTCACGGTCAGGTGTCGGTGCACGGCGTGCTCGCGCACGACCGCGTGCTCGTCACGAAGAACGCGTACGAAGCGCTGGCGGAGGTGTGCGGTGCCTGAGTCGAGACGCGTCGTCATCCGTCCGGTCGTCACCGAGAAGTCGGTCTCGCATACCGCCGAGGCGCAGTATGCGTTCGAAGTCGATCCGCGCGCGACGAAGCATCACGTCAAAGCAGCGATCGAAGAGATCTTCAAGGTGAAGGTGCTGCGCGTCAACACCGTGACCGTCCAAGGCAAGCGCAAGCGCGACATGCGTAAACGCACGATGAAGCCGACGGTCCAACATCCGGATCGCAAGAAAGCGATCGTGACGCTTCGCGCAGGCGACAAGATCGAGCTCGGCGGGGTCAACTATTTTGAATCGTAACAACAATAATGTAGTAGGCCGAGCGACGCTCGGCTTGCCGACCTTCGGTCGGCCTACTACATTCGCGAAAGGTCAAGCATGCCGGTAAAGACGTTCAAGCCGACGTCGCCCGGGCGGCGCTTCATGGCGATCCCCTCGTTCGAGGAGGTCACCTCGAAACGACCCGAGTCGTCGCTCCTAGAGCCGCTCCGCAAGCATGCGGGCCGCAACTTCAATGGCCACATCACGGTGCGCCATCGCGGCGGCGGCCACAAGGTCATGTACCGCAAGATCGATTTCAAGCGGAACAAGGACGACGTGCCGGCCAAGGTCGCGGCGATCGAGTACGATCCGAACCGCTCGGCGCGCATCGCGCTGCTCCACTATCGCGACGGCGAGAAGCGCTACATCATCGCGCCGCTCGGCCTCAAATCGGGCGACGTCATCGTCTCGGGTCCGTCGGCGGACATCAAGATCGGCAACGCGCTGCCGCTCTCGGGCATCCCGGTCGGCACGGTCATCCACAACATCGAGCTGACGCCCGGCGGCGGCGCGAAGCTTGTCCGCACGGCGGGCGGCTCCGCACAGCTCATGGCAAAGGAAGGACCGTACGCGCAGGTCCGTATGCCGTCCGGCGAAGTGCGCATGGTCGCCGTCGTCTGCCGAGCGACGATCGGCCAGATCGGCAACATCGAGCACGAAAACCAGGTCGTCGGCAAGGCCGGCCGTTCGCGTTGGCTCGGCAAGCGGCCGCAAGTGCGCGGCATCGCGATGAATCCGGTCGACCATCCGCACGGCGGCGGCGAGGCGCGTTCGACGGCGGGCCGTCCGCCGACGACGCCTTGGGGCGTGATGACCATGGGCAAGAAGACGCGCAACAACAAGCGCACGCAGAAATTCATCGTGAAGCGTCGGGGGAAGTGAGGCGATGAGCCGTTCGCGCACCAAAGGACCGTTCATCGCGGAGCATCTGCTCGTCAAAGTCGAGCGCATGAACTCGACGCGGGAGAAACGCGTCATCAAGACGTGGTCGCGTGCGTCGACGATCGTGCCCGCGATGGTCGGTCACACGATCGCCGTCCACGACGGCAAGAAGCACGTGCCGGTGTACGTGCAGGAGAACATGGTGGGTCACAAGCTCGGCGAGTTCGCTCCGACACGGTTGTTCCGCGGTCACGGCAGCGGCGGCGACAAGGCCGCGGTGAAGGTATGAACGCGCGCGCGACAGCCAAGTTCCTCCGCGTGCCGCCGCGCAAGGCGCGCCGGGTCATCGACGTCATCCGCGGCAAGCGGGTCGACAACGCGCTGACGTTGCTGCGATTCACGCCGCTCTCGGCCGCCAAAGCGATCGAGAAGATCCTCCGCTCGGCGGTCGCTAACGCGGAGAACAACTTGTCGATGAAGCCGGAGAGCCTCATCATCGCCAAAGCGACGGTCGACGGCGGACCGTCGTTCAAGCGCGTCGAGGCGCGCGCCCGCGGGCAGGCGGGATTCAAGAAGAAAAGGATGTCGCACGTGACGATCATCGTGACCGACGGAGAGGACGCCTAAGATGGGTCAGAAGGTCCATCCGGTCGGCCTGCGCCTTGGCATCACCAGGACTTGGGACTCGCGCTGGTTCGAACAGAAGCAGTACGTCAACTGGCTGCAAGAAGACCTGAAGATGCGCAAGGAGCTCGAAGGCATGTCGCGCTCCGCCGCCATCTCGAAAGTCGAGATCGAGCGCCGCGCGAACCAGGCGCGCGTCATCATCAGCACCGCGAAGCCCGGCATCATCATCGGCAAGCGCGGCGCCGGCATAGAAGAGATCAAGAAGCGGCTCGAAAAGATCTCCGGCAAGCAGGTCTCGGTGAACGTCGTCGAGATCAAACATCCCGAGATCGACGCGAAGCTCGTGGCGAACAACATCGTCGACCAGCTCGAAAAGCGCATCGCGTTCAGACGCGCCATGCGCCAGGCGCTCCAGCGGACGATGAAAGCCGGAGCGAAGGGGATCAAGGTGCAGTGCGGCGGACGCCTCGGCGGCGCCGAGATCGCACGCGTCGAGCGCAACTTCGAAGGCAAAGTGCCGCTCCATACGTTGCGCGCGAACATCGACTACGCGACTTCCGAGGCATACACGACGTTCGGACGCATCGGCGTCAAGGTCTGGATCTACCTCGGCGAAGTGCTGCCTGACGGCAAGACGCAAGGCGCTCCGGCGCCGGCGTTGCAGTCGCGTCCACCGCGACGCGCGCCGCGCGGTCCGCGCCCGGCAGCTCCCGGTCGTCCGGCGCCGGCCGCCGAGGCGACACCTGCAGTCGAGCCGGCCGCACCCGCGAGCGCGACGGCTGCCCCTGCGACGCCGGAAGCGAGCGTACCGGCGCCCGCGCCTGCACCCACGGTGCAGGCGGAACCCGAGACGACTCCGACCACGCAGACCCCGGCGTCGAGCGATGCGCCGGCCGGCGAAGGGGGCGCATAACCGATGCTGATGCCCAAACGTGTGAAGCACCGCAAAGTGCAGCGCGGCCGGATGAAGGGTCGCGCCCAGAGCGGCAACGGCCTTCACTTCGGCGAGTACGGTCTGCAAGCGCTCGAGCCGGCATGGATCTCGAACCGCCAGCTCGAGGCCGCACGTATCGCGATGACGCGCCATATCAAGCGCGGCGGCAAGGTCTGGATCACGGTGTTCCCCGACAAGTCGTACACGAAAAAGCCTGCCGAGACGCGGCAAGGTTCCGGCAAAGGTCAGCCTGAGGGCTGGGTCGCGGTCGTGCGCCCCGGACGTGTCATGTTCGAATTGTCCGGCGTCGACGCGATCGTCGCGAAGGAAGCGCTGCGGCTGGCGGCATTCAAGCTGCCGATCCGCACGAAAGTCCTGTCGCGCGAAGGGATAGGTGAGCTGCTTGAAGTCTAGCGAACTGCGCGCGCTGCGCGAGCTGACGACGCGCGAGCTCGAAGAGAAGCTCGCCGCGACGAAGGAAGAGCTCTTCAATCTGAAGTTCCAGCTCGTCACGGGGCACCTCGAGGACCATGCCCGCGTCGGCGGCCTGCGCCGGAGCATCGCGGCGATCCACACGATCCTCGCCGAGCGGAGGTTGGCGGTTTGAACGCGCCCGTACAGGAGAAGAACCACGCGCGCGGAGCGCGCAAATCGAAGGTCGGCCGTGTCGCGAGCAATGCGATGCGCAAGACGATCGTCGTCGTGACCGAGATGCAGCGAGCCCACCCGACGTACGGCAAGACGATGCGTCGCTCCGAGCGCTTCCTCGCGCACGATGAGGAGAATTCGGCGGGCGTCGGCGATCTCGTCCGCATCACCGAAACGCGTCCGCTGTCCGCGCGCAAGCGCTGGCGGCTCGTCGAGATCCTGGAGAAGGCGAAGTGATCCAGGCGCAGACCAGGCTCAAGGTGGCGGACAATTCGGGCGCGCGCGAGCTCATGGTGTTCCACGTGAGCGGCGGTTCGCGACACCCGTACGCGTACGTCGGCGACGTCGTCGTGGCGACCGTGAAGAGCGCGATCCCCGGCGCCGCGGTCAAGAAGGGCAACGTCGTCAAAGCCGTCATCGTGCGGCAGAAGAAGAAGCTGCGGCGCGTCGACGGGTCGTTCATCCGCTTCGACGAGAACGCCGCCGTGCTCATCAACGATCAGATGAACCCGCGCGGCACGCGCATCTTCGGCCCGGTCGCCCGCGAGCTGCGCGATCGCGACTTCATGAAGATCGTGTCGCTCGCCCCGGAGGTGCTCTGATGCCAGCGAAGATGCGGCTCGCCGCCGGCGACACGGTCGTCGTGCTGAGCGGGCGCGATAAAGGCAAGCGCGGCCGCGTGAAGCTCGTGCGCCACTCCGATCGCACGCTCGAAGTGGAGGGCGTCAACGTCGTCAAGCGGCACACGAAGGCGACGCCGAAAGCGAAGGCCGGCATCCTCGACAAGGAGCTGCCGCTCGCGGTCTCGCGCGTCATGTACGTGTGCCCGAAGTGCAACAAGCCGGCGAAGATCGCGTTCGTCATGAAAGGCAACGCGAAAGAGCGGGCATGCCGGCGGTGCGGAGAGACCGCCGAGCGTCCGGTGAAGGCGTAAGGATAGGATGAACAGGCTCAAAGAGCGGTACGAGAAGCAGGTCGTGCCGGCGTTGCGCAAACGCTTCGACCTGACCAACCCGATGCAAGTGCCGCGTCTGGTCAAGATCGTCGTCAACATGGGCGTCGGCGAAGCGATCGAGAACGCGAAAGCCATCGACGGCGCGGTCGCGGACCTCGTCGCGATCACCGGCCAAAAGCCGGTCGTGACGCGCGCGAAGAAGAGCATCGCGACGTACAAGCTGCGCGAGGGCATGCAGATCGGCGCGAAGGTGACGTTGCGCGGCGAGCGCATGTACGCGTTCTTCGACAAGCTCGTGAACATCGTGCTGCCGCGCATCCGCGACTTCCGCGGCATGTCGCGGACGTCGCTCGACGGCCGCGGCAACTACGCGCTCGGGCTCAAAGAGCAGCTCGTGTTCCCCGAGATCAACTACGACAAAGTCGATATGGTGCGCGGGATGGACATCGTCATCGTGACGACCGCGCGCAACGACGAGCATGCGGTGGCGTTCATGGAAGAGATGGGGATGCCGCTGCGACGTGATGGAGCGGCAGCCTGATGGCGAAGACGAGTCTGATCGAGAAATCGAAGCTCAAGCCGAAGTTCAAGGTGCGCCAGCACAACCGTTGCAAGCTGTGCGGCCGCCCGCGCGGTTACTTGCGCAAGTTCGGCCTGTGCCGCATCTGCTTCCGCGAGCGCGCGCATATGGGCCAGGTCCCCGGCGTCACGAAGGCGTCGTGGTGATACGTAGGTTAGAGGAAGGCACATGCTAACGACCGATCCCGTAGCCGACATGCTCACCCGCATCCGCAACGCCAACACGGCGTTCCACGAGCGGGTCGACATCCCGGCGTCTCGGCTGAAGAAAGAGATCGCGAAGGTCCTCAAGGCCGAAGGCTTCATCAAGGATTTCGAGCTCGTGGCCGCGATGCCGCGCGAGGTCATCCGGATCACGCTCAAGTACGGCACGAACCGCGAGCGGGTCATCAACGGTTTGCAGCGCATCAGCAAACCCGGTCTGCGGCTGTACTCGCCGAAGAGCGAGATCCCCAAGTGCATGGGCGGGCTCGGGCTCGTCATCGTGTCGACGTCGCAGGGCGTCATGAGCGGCAAGCAGGCGAAACGCATGGGCTTCGGCGGCGAAGTCATGGCGTTCGTGTGGTAGGGAGACGATGAGCAGGATCGGTCGGATGGCCATCAACGTGCCGAGCGGCGTAGCCGTGAAGGTGGCGGATGGCGGCGTCAATGTCAAGGGCCCGAAAGGCGAGCTCGCGTTCGTCGTCGCGCTGCCCATCACGGTGAAGGTCGAAGGAACGACCGTGACCGTCGCGCGTCCGAACGACGAGAAGCGCAGCCGTCAGCTCCACGGGTTGACGCGCACGCTGATCGCGAACATGGTCGACGGCGTCACGAAGGGTTTCTCGCGCAATCTCGAGATCGTCGGCGTCGGCTATCGCGCGCAGATGCAGGGGAAGAAGCTCGCGCTCCAGCTCGGATTCTCGCATCCGGTCGTCGTCGATCCGCCGGCGGGGATCACGATCGCGGTCGAAGGCACGAACAAGATCTCCGTGAGCGGCGCCGACAAGCAGCAAGTCGGTCAGCTCGCCGCGCAGATCCGCGACATCCGGCCGCCCGAGCCGTACAAAGGCAAGGGCATCCGCTACGAGGGCGAGCGCGTCCGCCGCAAGCTCGGCAAAGCTGGAAAGACGGCAGGTAAGAAGTAATGCGACGACCGCAGTCGGCGCAGCTCCTCAAATGTAGCGGTCGAGCTTTCGCTCGACTGGGGCGAGCGAAGCTCGGCCCGACGGAGGCCAACCATGTCCACGCCTAAGAGCCGCAACGCGCTGCGCACGCGCCGGCACGCGCGCGTTCGCAGGCGCATCCAAGGCGCTGCACAGCGTCCTCGGCTTTCGGTTTTCCGCAGCCTGAACCACGTGTACGCGCAGCTCATCGACGACGCGACCGGTCAGACGATCGCCGCGGCGAGCACGCGCGAGAAGGGCGTCGCGGAGGGTCTCGAGTCGCGATCGTCGTCGGCCGCAGCCGAAAAAGTCGGGAAGGTCATCGCGGAGCGGGCGAAGGCGAAGGGCATCAACGCGGTCGTGTTCGATCGCGGCGGTTACAAATATCACGGCCGGATCAAAGCCCTGGCCGACGCGGCGCGCGGCGCCGGCTTGGAGTTTTGACGGATGGCTCGAATCACAGACGGCTCGGGGCTCGAAGAACACGTCGTGCGCGTCAACCGCGTCGCGAAGGTGGTCAAGGGCGGCAAGCGGTTCTCGTTCTCGGCGCTCGTCGTCGTCGGCGATCGCAAAGGACGCGTCGGCTACGGGACCGGTAAAGCGCGCGAAGTCCCCGAGG encodes the following:
- the rplW gene encoding 50S ribosomal protein L23; the encoded protein is MPESRRVVIRPVVTEKSVSHTAEAQYAFEVDPRATKHHVKAAIEEIFKVKVLRVNTVTVQGKRKRDMRKRTMKPTVQHPDRKKAIVTLRAGDKIELGGVNYFES
- the rpsS gene encoding 30S ribosomal protein S19 — protein: MSRSRTKGPFIAEHLLVKVERMNSTREKRVIKTWSRASTIVPAMVGHTIAVHDGKKHVPVYVQENMVGHKLGEFAPTRLFRGHGSGGDKAAVKV
- a CDS encoding type Z 30S ribosomal protein S14, with amino-acid sequence MAKTSLIEKSKLKPKFKVRQHNRCKLCGRPRGYLRKFGLCRICFRERAHMGQVPGVTKASW
- the rpsH gene encoding 30S ribosomal protein S8: MLTTDPVADMLTRIRNANTAFHERVDIPASRLKKEIAKVLKAEGFIKDFELVAAMPREVIRITLKYGTNRERVINGLQRISKPGLRLYSPKSEIPKCMGGLGLVIVSTSQGVMSGKQAKRMGFGGEVMAFVW
- the rplF gene encoding 50S ribosomal protein L6, whose amino-acid sequence is MSRIGRMAINVPSGVAVKVADGGVNVKGPKGELAFVVALPITVKVEGTTVTVARPNDEKRSRQLHGLTRTLIANMVDGVTKGFSRNLEIVGVGYRAQMQGKKLALQLGFSHPVVVDPPAGITIAVEGTNKISVSGADKQQVGQLAAQIRDIRPPEPYKGKGIRYEGERVRRKLGKAGKTAGKK
- the rpmC gene encoding 50S ribosomal protein L29; this translates as MKSSELRALRELTTRELEEKLAATKEELFNLKFQLVTGHLEDHARVGGLRRSIAAIHTILAERRLAV
- the rplP gene encoding 50S ribosomal protein L16; translation: MLMPKRVKHRKVQRGRMKGRAQSGNGLHFGEYGLQALEPAWISNRQLEAARIAMTRHIKRGGKVWITVFPDKSYTKKPAETRQGSGKGQPEGWVAVVRPGRVMFELSGVDAIVAKEALRLAAFKLPIRTKVLSREGIGELLEV
- the rplE gene encoding 50S ribosomal protein L5, which gives rise to MNRLKERYEKQVVPALRKRFDLTNPMQVPRLVKIVVNMGVGEAIENAKAIDGAVADLVAITGQKPVVTRAKKSIATYKLREGMQIGAKVTLRGERMYAFFDKLVNIVLPRIRDFRGMSRTSLDGRGNYALGLKEQLVFPEINYDKVDMVRGMDIVIVTTARNDEHAVAFMEEMGMPLRRDGAAA
- the rplV gene encoding 50S ribosomal protein L22 → MNARATAKFLRVPPRKARRVIDVIRGKRVDNALTLLRFTPLSAAKAIEKILRSAVANAENNLSMKPESLIIAKATVDGGPSFKRVEARARGQAGFKKKRMSHVTIIVTDGEDA
- the rplR gene encoding 50S ribosomal protein L18 gives rise to the protein MSTPKSRNALRTRRHARVRRRIQGAAQRPRLSVFRSLNHVYAQLIDDATGQTIAAASTREKGVAEGLESRSSSAAAEKVGKVIAERAKAKGINAVVFDRGGYKYHGRIKALADAARGAGLEF
- the rplX gene encoding 50S ribosomal protein L24; this translates as MPAKMRLAAGDTVVVLSGRDKGKRGRVKLVRHSDRTLEVEGVNVVKRHTKATPKAKAGILDKELPLAVSRVMYVCPKCNKPAKIAFVMKGNAKERACRRCGETAERPVKA
- the rplB gene encoding 50S ribosomal protein L2; the encoded protein is MPVKTFKPTSPGRRFMAIPSFEEVTSKRPESSLLEPLRKHAGRNFNGHITVRHRGGGHKVMYRKIDFKRNKDDVPAKVAAIEYDPNRSARIALLHYRDGEKRYIIAPLGLKSGDVIVSGPSADIKIGNALPLSGIPVGTVIHNIELTPGGGAKLVRTAGGSAQLMAKEGPYAQVRMPSGEVRMVAVVCRATIGQIGNIEHENQVVGKAGRSRWLGKRPQVRGIAMNPVDHPHGGGEARSTAGRPPTTPWGVMTMGKKTRNNKRTQKFIVKRRGK
- the rplN gene encoding 50S ribosomal protein L14; protein product: MIQAQTRLKVADNSGARELMVFHVSGGSRHPYAYVGDVVVATVKSAIPGAAVKKGNVVKAVIVRQKKKLRRVDGSFIRFDENAAVLINDQMNPRGTRIFGPVARELRDRDFMKIVSLAPEVL
- the rplD gene encoding 50S ribosomal protein L4, whose product is MAIALIDKSGKQIGSADVPAAFAVEPRGALLHQAVKRHLANRRAGTASTKRRDDVAGGGRKPWRQKGTGRARHGSIRSPIWRKGGVVFGPHPRSFAIAMTKKARRRALAMALAAKGADGSLTVIDAAGLAPAATKELVGLIWPESAKAGSSVLFVIDAGRDEGAAAIVRSGRNLARLTVVSHGQVSVHGVLAHDRVLVTKNAYEALAEVCGA
- the rplC gene encoding 50S ribosomal protein L3, yielding MKSIIGRKIGVTNVFTEDGRYVPVTVIAAGPCSVVELRTADKHGYDAAVLGFEDAKLKHLTKPMRGHFEKLQTAPKTVVREFRGDLGDVKAGDTVTVGGFEPGDRVDVIGTSKGKGFTGIMKRWNASGGGASHGSMIHRQPASNGDTNAAKTVKGSHRPGHFGVDRVTALNLEVIRADESRNLLLVRGAVPGGTTGVVLVRKSVRVRKAKQAQPAAKSEKK
- the rpsQ gene encoding 30S ribosomal protein S17, whose product is MNAPVQEKNHARGARKSKVGRVASNAMRKTIVVVTEMQRAHPTYGKTMRRSERFLAHDEENSAGVGDLVRITETRPLSARKRWRLVEILEKAK